The nucleotide window ttttcattctcttcttaaacttttctcttccatcccacccacgtgttatatatatatatatatatatataaaatcctttTCACTTTAATGGCACATTTGTTCTACACCCCTCCCTTTTATTCCTCAACAagtctttttttctcattctgtgaTCTCCCTTTTGGATTTATTGTCTAAAGCCACTGTGTCTCCACACTTTTACatatagagagagagactgtgattCACATCAGTCTTTGAAACAGAATATCTGCTTTATTTTCCCCAAGTCTATGTCACCTTGCTAAAAATCACTGTAACTCCATCTAATTCCTGAAAGTTtcagaattatattttcttttacagattTACAAATCTACTCTGTATTTATACCACACTACAATTATCTGCTGATGACCATCATTTCTCTCCTGCTCTAAATTATGCACGTAACATGGATATGCAGTGTCTCTGTGACAGAACATACAGTCCTCTCAGTATATGCCCAGATATTATATAGCTGTGTTATATTGTAGTCCTTTCTATCTTACTGAGAaatcttcatatttatttctataatgaACAAAGTAGTTAACCTCCTCCCATTATAGAATGAAGATTCCTTTTTTCCACACCATAATCTGCATTTCTTGTGGTCTATTCTGTTGATCTTAATCATTCTAAGGAGTGCAATGCAAtaacaaagaatttttaatttgcattatcTTATAGGTAAACATATTGAATACTTTCAGGAACCATTTATTGCCTATTGGTGCTTTGTTTATAAAGAAATCAttacccattttctttttctttctttcttttgtctttgttattagaatttactttatttacatttcaaatgttgtcccctttcctagtttccccatCTGAATactcccatcccctcctccctccccctgctcaccaacccacccacacctgctgcttcctggctctagCAGTTCCCTACAcctgggcatagagcctttacaggactaagggcttctccttcaattgatgaccaactaggccatccttgtCCATTTTCTTAACTACTTGTTCACTGGAAAGTTtatgaaaagattttttaaatctgtatttgTCCTTATGCATGTAGGTTGTAAGCTCCTGAGTGAAATTCAGGCAtcaaagattttctcccattcaGTAGGCTATATCTCCACTTGGCTGGTAGTTTCCTTTAATGTACAGAAAGCTTTTAATTTCNTGCAGTTCATTAGTTAATCCTTGGTGCATTTcctgtgttgttgttgtatgGTTGCCTCTAGGCCTTGTATTTCTAACATTTTCCTCTGACAATTTTAGCATTTTAGTTTGAGAATaattaaacattaatatttgtgcccagtgtggggggggggatataaaTATAATCCCATTGTGCACGTGGACATATACTGTACACAGACTCTTTTAGGATCAGAAGGTCTGATCATTAAGTTACCCCAACCATTCAAGAAAGAAATGATTATGTCTTCCTGACATTCTTCCTGGTAACTGCTGTGTCTCAGCAGGGCATTAGGATAGAATACCTTTATCCCTTCTTACTCAATACTGGTCATTTTCTGTGTGGCTTTGTATAATCTTATGTGCCAGATTCCCTATACAGTCTTTGTTATTATAATTAACAAGAGTTGATGATCTATCATATAGGAAACTCAGTAACACTACAATTGGAACGTGgcaattatttttcaattatgttGAAGACAAACAATACTAATGTTTATACTTCTACAGTATTTTACTTTGCTATGGAGTCTGCACTAGGGTTCTTGTCCTCTATATACTAAGCTGCTTTAACTCTTGCTTTTATTTACAGTAATTTGTTTTAACTAACATCTTTTTATTCAGTATGTGATGATCTCTCATTACAGTTTTCACTTCCATCCCCTCATTGTAGTCCCTTAACTATTGGCAATTTTGAGCCTTTTTCTGCACACATTTTGGACATTTCTGAATTCCTTATAGGGTATTTACCCAAGTTGCGAACCCATTtcaacttattttatattttaggtttTTCCAAATTtagtcttaaatatttttaaatattgtaaatatttataaatataaatattaaatttatatttagtcTAAATATTCTAATAGTTAGAAATATGCATTTCAAATACTTCTGCCACTTTTTCTTGATgaattttgaaatgtttcaaGGAATTTTGCAAATAATATCAATGTCCATCTTTGAAAATTCACTGCAAAACATTGAgtttattcaaaagaaaacatacacattaatcctttatatttttataacatgcTTAATCTGTATATATCCCTAACATTTTTAGTACTGCCAGCATAGACAAGGGTATCAAGAAATTAATagatatgtctgtctctgtctcttgactTCTAAAATTAAAGATGCCTACCACCACGTCCAGAGAAAATACTAAACTTGAGTAAACATGTCCTATTTTctcattatattaatataatagaGAATATATAATTTACAAACAAAACTGTTTTAAACACCTTTTTGCAGTGAGAGAACTATTTAAATATACTGTAGTAATGCATGCTTTATTTATGCTTACTTCACCAATAATGAATACTCGTAATTCAAGTTCAGGAATTTTGGACCAAAATAagtttatcttctttttaatagGAATGAAAATGGATCCTGGAAATTTTGCAATAGAAACTTTTCTCTTCTGCCAGATTACAGTGGGAATGTTTGGCAATTCCTCAAtcctattttattatattattttgatatttacaGAAAAGCATTTAACGCCCAAAGACCTGATTATAGAGCACTTGACTTTCGCCAACTACTTGACTGTCATCTTAAGAGGGTTTCCTCAGACAATGGCATATTTTGGGTTTAAGAATTTCCTAGATGACATGGGATGTAAATTAATAGTGTATATTTCCCGAATAACAAGGGGGATGTCTCTTTATGCTATGTGCCTACTGAGTTGTTTCCAAGCAATCACCATCAGTCCCAATAACTCCAAGTGGATAAAGCTTAAATACAGAGCAACCAAGTACATTGGTCCCTCCTGCTCAGTCAGTTGGCTTGTGCACCTGCTTCTAAACATCTTGACTCCACTAAGAGTATCAGGCCCCAATTACAAGAAAAATGCAACTAACAGGTTGAGTTATGGATACTGCTCATTGTTTGCTTCTGACAGTGTGGCAACTACATTGTATATATCTTTAGTGTGCTTCTCTGATGTCTTCTGTCTGGGTCTCATGGCCTGCTCAAGTATCTCCATGGTGAGTATTCTCTACAGACATAAAAGACAAGTCAAGCATATTCACAGTGCTCAACACTTTCTGAAAGTCTCACCTGAAGACAGAGCCACCCAAACTATCCTCATCTTGCTGTGCACATTTGTCATCTCTTACTCATTCTCCTCCATTGTGGCTATCATTAGAACCTACTTAAAATATCCAGTGATATGGGgagtaaatatatttacatctCTAGAAATATTCTTTCCCATATTTTGCCCCTTTGTTCTCATCACCAATATGAAATCTAGTTCCAATCTGTTTTTACTCTGCTTAGGTAAGAGATAACTTCTTCCAAATATGATATGAGGCTGGggcatctttcttttcttatatattatCATACATTTTATCTGTTATACAATGCTAAAACTACAGTTTGAAAAAGTAAGCTTAATATAACTGACTCATTAAATGGAATGATCAGTAGTAATTTTGTGACAAAACATTtgatagatttattattttttattatatttttcttgttcctttgaCAAAATACCTAACAAGGGCAATTCAAAGGTGGAAAAGTTTCTTTCAACCTCTCATCTGAAAGTTCTGTCCATCATGATAAGGTAGAAGTAGTGGGAGAGATGCATTTGTGGAAAGAGGAACATACACTGTGTGGTAACATTCAGTTCCCAGTCAAAAAAGCAGAGATATGAATTTCTGTGCTCAGGTCTCCTTTCTTTGTCCCTTTGTATTAAGACTCTACATTAACCTATAGTATGTTGTCATCCAGATTCAAAGATGGTCTTCATCACTCAGTTCAAACTTCCTGAAACACCCTTACACTCATATGGAGAATGAAATGAGGATCACATGTATATATTGTCATTTTcttacacatacattttttaaactaTCAAGATAGTGGGGATGCTTTTTGTgtactgtgtattcagatgctgattgcTATGCCCAGAGATtgcttgtgatccagatcttggcACTGTCATGATTATTGAAGGACCTGCTGTATCAGTGATGTGTAAGTTTTTTTCCTACTACCTCTCATTGGTTAATAAAGTGCTTATCAGCCAGTAGCTgggcaggagaagagaaaaggacagggtgtcagatcttagaATAGAGGTTCCAAGGAATAAGAGACAGGGGGAGAAAGAATAGAGGTGGAGAGACCATGTGGAATAACTGGGGGGATTCTCCATGAGGTCATGATGAAAGAACAGCCATAAGGGCACACATGGACTACAATGACTGAGGAGATGGCCAGGTGGCAAGTAACTGTGCATTTGGCTGGGTTTTAGCAGCTTAGTCAGGTTAAAATAGATCAGAAACTACCCAGCTTAGTGCCagcagcttgttaataaaaaacatcaggtctctgtgtctttatttggAGCCTAAATGGGA belongs to Mus caroli unplaced genomic scaffold, CAROLI_EIJ_v1.1 scaffold_13630_1, whole genome shotgun sequence and includes:
- the LOC110288449 gene encoding vomeronasal type-1 receptor 4-like, which codes for MKMDPGNFAIETFLFCQITVGMFGNSSILFYYIILIFTEKHLTPKDLIIEHLTFANYLTVILRGFPQTMAYFGFKNFLDDMGCKLIVYISRITRGMSLYAMCLLSCFQAITISPNNSKWIKLKYRATKYIGPSCSVSWLVHLLLNILTPLRVSGPNYKKNATNRLSYGYCSLFASDSVATTLYISLVCFSDVFCLGLMACSSISMVSILYRHKRQVKHIHSAQHFLKVSPEDRATQTILILLCTFVISYSFSSIVAIIRTYLKYPVIWGVNIFTSLEIFFPIFCPFVLITNMKSSSNLFLLCLGKR